Proteins co-encoded in one Gracilimonas sediminicola genomic window:
- a CDS encoding peptidylprolyl isomerase, which yields MANQTYRLFLSLFLLCVVPSLIYGQSKNDKTVVGKVGNQEVTYAELKKNYSSGSSEEPTLDDLESFLPIYLDYKAKLLAAKDQGYFEDSALVAEHESYVKQAAYAFWLENEIKPAAFDEFKKRAEMELKTYHILVAVGPDAPQQQVDEALSKLKQARQEITDGVPLDEVNGKYSTVRGGRSMGGDIPWISVGRTVQEFEDVVYGLEVGEISEPFKTQFGYHIVLLQDKRERTPARLVNHIFVRGTGDSTAYDKIHNAYNALEDGQPWNLVLNQFTEDGASKRSNGRIGWVSYRQNFAMDFVEAVVSQDPSEPYSEPVKTNYGYHIFKIDSVETYASEEERNQALMEQLGDTPYFEESNQFVVEFLQKKFDDQKHFEAEDLYKEWIMAFDSSEISSLPEQPAGLGDETVYTFNGEDYSLDDYHAFIQNTYGARTANAYRSNLLNEYTLKVVDNNIIDLTLEKYPKFSKQSESYLNGLVVYNINEENIWSPATVDTSRLHSIYEENISKYQYPERPFYYLMTARHDSTLMKAKDFVNNGGSPDSVKVRIDRIGVSADSTTNFTQEPFDRLSEMEIDSFSETFEYNKIRGIFWLEDRLQARNMTFDEAFNRILAEFQPQREKEWLQQLRDKYNVKVHVKKLRKAFDKDA from the coding sequence ATGGCGAACCAAACGTATCGATTATTCTTAAGTCTGTTTCTACTATGTGTTGTCCCCTCTTTGATATATGGACAATCAAAAAATGATAAAACCGTCGTTGGAAAAGTCGGTAATCAGGAAGTGACCTATGCTGAACTGAAAAAAAACTACAGCAGTGGTTCATCCGAAGAGCCAACACTGGACGATCTTGAAAGCTTCCTCCCTATCTACCTCGATTATAAAGCCAAATTACTGGCTGCCAAAGATCAGGGATATTTCGAGGATTCAGCTTTGGTAGCTGAGCATGAGTCGTATGTGAAGCAGGCGGCCTATGCTTTCTGGCTGGAAAATGAAATTAAGCCCGCTGCTTTTGATGAGTTCAAAAAACGGGCAGAAATGGAACTCAAAACTTACCACATCCTGGTTGCTGTAGGTCCTGATGCCCCTCAACAGCAAGTTGACGAGGCGTTATCTAAACTGAAACAAGCCCGGCAAGAAATCACAGACGGAGTTCCTCTGGACGAAGTAAACGGAAAATATTCTACCGTTAGAGGCGGCCGCAGCATGGGTGGAGATATTCCCTGGATCTCAGTTGGCCGAACGGTTCAGGAGTTTGAAGATGTGGTCTATGGACTTGAAGTCGGTGAAATATCAGAGCCCTTCAAAACTCAGTTCGGATACCATATTGTATTATTGCAGGATAAAAGAGAACGAACACCGGCCCGACTCGTTAACCATATTTTTGTTCGTGGAACCGGAGACTCAACCGCTTACGATAAGATCCATAACGCATATAATGCTTTGGAAGACGGACAGCCCTGGAACCTGGTGCTTAACCAGTTTACTGAAGACGGTGCCTCCAAAAGAAGCAATGGACGAATCGGTTGGGTGAGTTACCGCCAGAATTTTGCTATGGATTTTGTTGAGGCTGTTGTCAGTCAGGACCCTTCAGAACCTTATTCTGAGCCGGTTAAAACCAACTACGGTTACCATATCTTTAAGATAGATTCAGTTGAAACTTATGCCTCAGAAGAAGAGCGAAACCAAGCTTTGATGGAGCAGCTGGGTGATACCCCCTACTTCGAAGAGAGTAACCAGTTTGTTGTGGAATTTCTCCAGAAGAAATTTGACGATCAAAAGCACTTTGAAGCCGAAGACTTGTACAAAGAATGGATCATGGCTTTTGACAGCTCTGAGATTTCCTCCCTTCCGGAGCAACCTGCAGGTCTCGGAGATGAAACGGTGTACACGTTCAACGGGGAAGATTACTCACTCGATGATTATCATGCATTCATTCAAAATACATATGGCGCCAGAACGGCCAATGCTTACAGAAGCAACCTGCTGAATGAATATACCTTGAAGGTTGTGGACAATAACATCATTGATCTGACTCTTGAAAAATATCCTAAGTTCAGTAAACAGTCGGAAAGCTATCTGAACGGATTGGTGGTTTATAACATCAATGAGGAAAATATATGGAGTCCTGCCACAGTAGATACCTCCCGCCTTCATTCAATCTATGAAGAGAACATTAGTAAATATCAGTACCCGGAGCGGCCCTTCTACTATTTGATGACGGCCCGCCACGATTCAACCCTGATGAAAGCCAAAGACTTTGTCAATAATGGCGGTTCTCCCGACAGTGTGAAGGTTAGAATTGACAGAATCGGAGTTTCAGCAGATTCTACCACTAACTTCACACAGGAGCCTTTTGACCGGCTCAGTGAAATGGAGATCGACAGCTTTTCCGAAACCTTTGAGTACAACAAAATACGCGGGATATTTTGGCTCGAAGATCGCCTGCAGGCCCGGAACATGACTTTTGATGAAGCCTTCAATCGTATTCTGGCGGAATTCCAACCGCAGCGTGAAAAGGAATGGCTGCAACAACTGCGTGACAAATATAATGTGAAGGTTCACGTTAAAAAGCTTCGCAAAGCTTTCGATAAAGACGCATAA